The nucleotide sequence GCCGTTTGTATTATCTACGGTTGCGCCTCTTTGACTATGGGTCGCAGGGGTTGCATGGCAATATTTCGCCGATGACTTATTTTCCGATCTGTTGAGACATTTTGTCTCAGGCTTTCACAAACGTTTGAAAAAGCTTAAGGAAACAACATGACCGCTGAACGCATCGGAGCCGTGATTGACGCCTTGCCCTTGCCTGTCTTGTTGATCGGGCCGGATGAGCGTGTGCGGGCAGCCAATAGCATGGTTGATTCTATCCTCGGTCCGGAGCTGATCGGCAAACATCATATTACCGCTTTGCGCCAACCGGCCATTATTGCGGCCATTGCAGAGACTAGCAGAACCCAAGACCCTCGCGTTGCGCGCTACACCGGGCGGCATGGCCCTAAGGATACAGTATATCGGGTCAGTGTGGCCGCTGCGGAAGGGGATATACTGCTGACTTTTGAAGATCAGACCGCCGCAGAAGAGGCCGGTCAGATGCGCCGCGATTTTGTGGCCAATGTTAGCCACGAGTTGCGCACACCTTTGACAGCCCTTTTAGGGTTTATCGAAACACTTAGCGGCGCCGCAAAGGAAGATCCTGTCGCACGAGACAGGTTCTTGGGCATCATGGCGCATGAAGCGAACCGGATGACGCGTTTGGTTGACGATCTGATGTCGCTGAGCCGTGTCGAAGAGGATGAGCGTGTCCGCCCGCGCGAACATGTGGATCTGAGCGCACTGCTGTCCTCGGTGATCAAAGGGCTGGAACCGCAGGTCAATGCGGCGGGTGTTACCGTAACACTTGATCTGGTCACCTCGGATGAGATGGTTCAAGGGGATGCGGGGCAACTGGTGCAGGTCTTCACCAATCTGGTTGAAAACGCTATCAAATACGGTGCCTCGGGGGAAGAAGTTACGGTGCAGTTGTTGCCCCGCGCGATGAACCAGAGACTGCGGTGTGATGCCATCCAGATCAAAGTAACGGACAAAGGTGATGGTATCGCAGAACATCACATCGCGCGTCTGACCGAACGGTTCTATCGGGT is from Yoonia sp. GPGPB17 and encodes:
- a CDS encoding sensor histidine kinase, producing the protein MTAERIGAVIDALPLPVLLIGPDERVRAANSMVDSILGPELIGKHHITALRQPAIIAAIAETSRTQDPRVARYTGRHGPKDTVYRVSVAAAEGDILLTFEDQTAAEEAGQMRRDFVANVSHELRTPLTALLGFIETLSGAAKEDPVARDRFLGIMAHEANRMTRLVDDLMSLSRVEEDERVRPREHVDLSALLSSVIKGLEPQVNAAGVTVTLDLVTSDEMVQGDAGQLVQVFTNLVENAIKYGASGEEVTVQLLPRAMNQRLRCDAIQIKVTDKGDGIAEHHIARLTERFYRVDNHRSREVGGTGLGLAIVKHIINRHRGRLLIESEEGRGTQVSVFLPVGPVA